In Doryrhamphus excisus isolate RoL2022-K1 chromosome 7, RoL_Dexc_1.0, whole genome shotgun sequence, one genomic interval encodes:
- the mybpc3 gene encoding myosin-binding protein C, cardiac-type, giving the protein MTFVGTERLIAGGLRRHNAFAKKPKSQEASEGSSVVFEAETEKPDAKVKWQRNGRDLADSDKYAIAANANKHSLTVKEVAREDADVYSVIAGGSKVKFELKVLSKESSCQREAPSEAPEPSVSQEPPPASSTQEDTMVHSVHGAPPSEDGHPPDTRQDLTGLFTEKPQSGEVTVGGNITFVAKVNAESLLKKPTIKWFKGKWMDLASKSGKHLQLKESYDRNTKVYTFEMLILDAKVNFAGAYRCEVLSKDKFDSCNFQLTVHEACAAEGFDIRAAFRRTSTDGREDSGELDFSTLLRKRAVQITSEPDVDVWDILSHAPASEYEKIAFQHGITDLRGMLKRLKKMKKEEKKSAAFLKKLDPAYQVTKGHKIKLAVEVANPDVDVKWQKNGQEIQPTGSKYIFESVGNMRYLTINHCSLADDAAYCCAVGEEKCTTELFVKEPPVQIMKNLEDQMVMKGERVEFECEVSEEGANVKWEKDGTELTRDESFKYRFKKDGCKHVLIINEATKEDGGHYKVKTNGGESVAELMVQEKELEVYQSIADLTVKAKDQAVFKCEVSDENVRGTWYKNGLEVKPNARINITHIGRIHKLTIENVKPEDEGDYTFVPDGYAFNLSAKLNFLEVKIDYVPRQDPPKIHLDCMGHTAESTIVVVAGNKLRLDVPITGDPAPTVVWTKGGKVITDGDGRVHVETTKGHCIFTIEGAERQDEGMYSVVVRNPAGEDTADINVKVVDVPDAPQAPRVLSVGEDSCIVQWDPPVFDGGQPIIGYVLERKKKKSYRWMRLNFDPYAETTYEAKRMIEGVEYEMRVYAVNSIGMSCHSPASQPFVPVAPTSEPTGLCVDDISDTSITLKWRAPERIGSAELEGYGVEYRKEGTDEWIPAIQGLTERTSLVIRDLTTGDKVQFRVRAFNMAGPSAPATLAQPVTIREIMQRPKIWLPRNLRQTLIKKVGDTVNLVIPFQGKPRPQVTWSKDGQPLNSTFVSVRNSDTDTILFIRKSERNHSGTYDLLVQIENVEDTAKVMLQVVDVPGPPEALKVTDVWGFNVALDWKPPKDDGNCEITGYRVQKADKKTMEWFTVFDQYRRTNCVVSDLIMGNEYVFRVFTINPVGPSPEPRQTKDGVYIQKTGMDYKFPTFKEPDFSEAPKFTHPLVNRSVIAGYNATLSCSVRGIPKPKVTWYKNKMDITNEAKYRMLSKQGVLTLEIRKPCPFDGGVYTCKAVNASGEDVVECKLEVRPQIAKEEKK; this is encoded by the exons CTCCAGAGCCAAGTGTGTCACAAGAACCGCCTCCGGCTTCATCCACACAGGAAGACACCATGGTCCACTCGGTCCACGGCGCCCCCCCATCGGAGG ATGGACACCCCCCAGACACCAGACAGGACCTGACTGGCCTCTTCACAGAGAAACCTCAAAGTGGAGAGGTCACTGTAG GTGGAAACATTACATTTGTGGCTAAAGTCAATGCGGAATCCCTGTTGAAGAAACCAACCATCAAATGGTTCAAAGGGAAGTGGATGGACCTGGCCAGCAAGTCTGGGAAACACCTTCAGCTAAAAGAATCCTATGACCGCAACACCAAG GTCTACACGTTTGAGATGCTCATCCTGGATGCTAAGGTTAACTTTGCTGGAGCTTACAGATGTGAGGTTTTATCCAAGGACAAATTTGACAGCTGCAATTTTCAACTGACCGTTCATG AGGCTTGTGCTGCTGAGGGTTTTGACATCAGAGCAGCTTTCAGACGCAC TAGCACCGACGGCAGGGAAGATTCAGGGGAATTGGACTTCAGCACATTGCTAAGAAAAAG AGCCGTGCAGATCACCTCCGAGCCCGACGTGGACGTTTGGGATATTCTCAGCCACGCTCCCGCATCGGAATACGAGAAGATTGCCTTCCAGCATGGCATCACGGATCTAAGGGGCATGCTCAAAAGACTGAAAAAgatgaagaaggaggagaagaaaagCGCAG CGTTCCTGAAGAAGCTCGATCCGGCTTACCAAGTGACAAaaggacataaaataaaactagCTGTCGAGGTGGCTAATCCAGATGTTGACGTTAAATGGCAGAAGAATGGACAAGAAATTCAACCAACTGGAAG CAA GTACATTTTTGAGAGCGTTGGGAACATGCGTTACCTCACCATCAACCACTGCTCATTGGCTGACGATGCGGCATACTGCTGTGCGGTGGGCGAAGAAAAATGCACCACCGAACTATTTGTTAAAG AGCCTCCTGTCCAGATTATGAAGAACCTGGAAGATCAGATGGTCATGAAGGGCGAACGTGTGGAGTTCGAGTGCGAGGTGTCAGAAGAGGGCGCTAACGTGAAATG GGAGAAGGACGGTACGGAGCTAACAAGAGACGAATCCTTCAAGTATCGCTTCAAGAAAGATGGCTGCAAGCATGTTCTGATTATTAACGAGGCCACGAAAGAAGACGGCGGCCATTACAAGGTCAAAACTAACGGCGGCGAATCCGTGGCCGAGCTCATGGTGCAAG AGAAAGAACTGGAGGTCTACCAGAGCATTGCCGACCTCACCGTGAAAGCGAAGGACCAGGCGGTGTTCAAGTGTGAGGTGTCGGATGAGAACGTGAGGGGAACTTGGTACAAAAACGGATTGGAGGTCAAACCCAATGCCAGAATCAATATCACACACATTGGCAG GATCCATAAACTGACCATCGAGAACGTCAAACCCGAGGACGAGGGAGACTACACGTTTGTGCCAGATGGCTACGCCTTCAATCTCTCTGCTAAACTTAATTTCTTAG aggtTAAGATCGACTATGTGCCGCGTCAAG ACCCTCCTAAGATCCACTTGGACTGTATGGGCCACACGGCTGAGTCCACTATCGTGGTTGTGGCCGGCAATAAATTACGGCTGGATGTCCCGATCACTGGAGACCCCGCTCCAACGGTGGTTTGGACCAAAGGAGGGAAG GTCATCACAGATGGAGATGGTAGAGTTCACGTTGAAACCACCAAAGGACATTGCATCTTCACGATTGAAGGAGCTGAGAGGCAAGATGAAGGGATGTATTCTGTCGTGGTTCGGAATCCCGCCGGGGAAGACACGGCGGACATCAATGTTAAAGTTGTCG ATGTTCCAGATGCTCCTCAGGCTCCCAGGGTTCTCAGCGTCGGAGAAGACTCCTGTATTGTGCAGTGGGACCCCCCTGTCTTTGACGGAGGACAGCCGATTATTG GCTACGTGCTGGAacgaaagaagaagaagagttacAGGTGGATGAGACTGAACTTCGACCCCTACGCCGAAACAACCTACGAGGCCAAGAGGATGATCGAGGGCGTGGAATATGAAATGCGGGTCTACGCCGTCAATAGCATTGGCATGTCTTGCCACAGTCCAGCCTCACAACCGTTTGTGCCAGTTG CCCCGACAAGTGAGCCCACCGGACTCTGCGTGGACGACATCAGCGACACTTCCATTACGCTCAAGTGGCGGGCACCGGAAAGGATCGGTTCGGCTGAACTGGAGGGTTACGGGGTTGAGTACCGCAAGGAAGGCA CGGATGAGTGGATACCAGCCATTCAAGGCCTGACCGAGAGAACCTCGTTGGTGATCAGAGATCTCACCACAGGAGACAAGGTGCAATTCCGTGTGCGGGCGTTCAACATGGCTGGTCCGAGCGCTCCCGCAACCCTGGCTCAACCTGTCACCATCAGAGAGATCATGC aacgccctaaaatttggctTCCCCGGAATCTCCGCCAGACTCTAATCAAGAAAGTCGGAGACACTGTCAACCTGGTGATTCCCTTCCAG GGTAAACCCAGGCCTCAAGTTACTTGGAGTAAAGACGGGCAGCCGCTGAACTCCACATTCGTCAGCGTCAGAAACAGCGACACGGACACCATCTTGTTCATACGCAAGTCTGAACGGAACCACTCGGGGACGTACGACCTTCTGGTGCAGATCGAAAACGTGGAGGACACGGCCAAGGTCATGCTGCAGGTCGTCG ATGTCCCAGGACCCCCCGAGGCCCTGAAGGTCACGGATGTCTGGGGTTTCAACGTTGCCCTGGACTGGAAGCCACCCAAAGACGATGGAAACTGTGAGATAACTGGTTACCGCGTTCAGAAAGCTGACAAAAAGACCATG GAGTGGTTCACCGTCTTCGATCAGTACCGCAGAACCAACTGTGTTGTGTCGGACCTCATCATGGGGAATGAGTATGTCTTTCGGGTCTTTACCATCAACCCGGTGGGTCCCAGTCCGGAACCCCGGCAAACCAAGGACGGCGTCTACATCCAGAAAACCG GCATGGACTACAAGTTCCCCACCTTCAAGGAACCCGACTTCTCTGAGGCTCCCAAGTTCACGCATCCCTTGGTGAACCGTTCGGTGATCGCGGGATACAACGCCACCCTCAGCTGCTCCGTCAGGGGCATTCCCAAG CCTAAAGTGACGTGGTACAAAAACAAGATGGACATCACCAACGAAGCCAAGTACAGGATGCTGAGCAAACAAGGCGTCCTGACTCTGGAGATCCGCAAGCCCTGCCCGTTTGATGGCGGCGTGTACACGTGCAAAGCCGTCAACGCCAGCGGCGAGGACGTGGTGGAGTGTAAGCTGGAGGTTCGCC CTCAAATtgcaaaagaagaaaagaagtaA